A window of the Lolium perenne isolate Kyuss_39 chromosome 7, Kyuss_2.0, whole genome shotgun sequence genome harbors these coding sequences:
- the LOC127311605 gene encoding 6-phosphogluconate dehydrogenase, decarboxylating 1, translated as MALTRIGLAGLAVMGQNLALNIAEKGFPISVYNRTTSKVDETVQRAKIEGNLPLYGFHDPASFVNSIQKPRVVIMLVKAGAPVDQTIATLAAHLEQGDCIIDGGNEWYENTERREKEMEERGLLYLGMGVSGGEEGARHGPSMMPGGSVEAYQYIEDILLKVSAQVPDSGPCVTYIGKGGSGNFVKMVHNGIEYGDMQLIAEAYDVLKSVGKLTNSELQQVFAEWNKGELLSFLVEITADIFSIKDDKGEGYLVDKVLDKTGMKGTGKWTVQQAAELSVAAPTIEASLDSRFLSGLKDERVAASKIFQGDYTSDVPVDKAQLIEDVRKALYASKICSYAQGMNIIKAKSTEKGWGLNLGELARIWKGGCIIRASFLDRIKKAYDRNAELANLLIDPEFAQEIMDRQAAWRRVVCLAINNGVSTPGMSASLAYFDSYRRDRLPANLVQAQRDYFGAHTYERVDMPGSFHTEWYKIANSKI; from the coding sequence ATGGCTCTCACGAGAATTGGTCTTGCTGGCCTCGCCGTCATGGGGCAGAACCTGGCCCTCAACATTGCAGAGAAAGGGTTCCCCATCTCCGTCTACAACAGGACGACCTCCAAGGTCGACGAGACTGTTCAGCGTGCCAAGATAGAGGGAAACCTTCCTCTGTATGGTTTCCATGACCCTGCGTCCTTCGTGAACTCCATTCAGAAGCCGCGTGTGGTCATCATGCTTGTCAAGGCCGGCGCACCGGTCGACCAGACCATTGCAACACTCGCAGCGCACTTGGAGCAGGGTGACTGCATCATTGATGGAGGAAATGAGTGGTATGAGAACACTGAGAGGAGGGAGAAGGAGATGGAGGAGCGTGGGCTCCTCTACCTTGGGATGGGTGTTTCTGGAGGAGAGGAGGGTGCCCGTCATGGCCCCTCCATGATGCCCGGAGGCTCAGTTGAGGCATACCAGTACATTGAGGATATTCTTCTCAAGGTGTCTGCTCAAGTCCCGGACAGTGGCCCCTGTGTCACGTACATCGGGAAGGGTGGCTCTGGAAACTTTGTCAAGATGGTTCACAATGGAATCGAGTACGGTGATATGCAGTTGATTGCTGAGGCATATGATGTTCTCAAGTCTGTTGGTAAGCTCACAAACAGTGAGCTGCAGCAGGTTTTCGCCGAGTGGAACAAGGGTGAGCTCCTCAGTTTCTTGGTCGAGATCACTGCCGATATATTCAGCATCAAGGATGACAAGGGTGAAGGCTACTTGGTTGACAAGGTCCTGGACAAGACTGGGATGAAGGGAACCGGGAAGTGGACAGTGCAGCAGGCTGCTGAGCTCTCTGTGGCCGCTCCTACCATCGAGGCCTCCTTGGATTCCAGGTTCCTCAGCGGGTTGAAGGATGAGCGGGTCGCAGCATCCAAGATCTTCCAAGGTGACTACACCAGTGACGTACCTGTTGACAAGGCGCAGCTGATCGAGGACGTGAGGAAGGCCCTCTATGCCTCCAAGATCTGCAGCTACGCCCAGGGCATGAACATCATCAAGGCCAAGAGCACGGAGAAAGGATGGGGCCTCAACCTCGGCGAGCTAGCCAGGATCTGGAAGGGCGGGTGCATCATCCGTGCCAGCTTCCTGGACCGCATCAAGAAGGCCTATGACAGGAACGCCGAGCTCGCCAACCTCCTCATAGACCCTGAGTTCGCACAGGAGATCATGGACAGGCAAGCTGCCTGGAGGAGGGTCGTCtgcctcgccatcaacaacggcgTCAGTACCCCGGGCATGTCCGCGAGTCTGGCCTACTTCGACTCCTACCGGAGGGACAGGCTGCCTGCGAACCTGGTGCAGGCACAGAGGGACTACTTTGGTGCTCACACCTACGAGAGGGTCGACATGCCGGGCTCCTTCCACACCGAGTGGTACAAGATTGCAAACTCCAAGATCTGA